The segment aaaacagttttagtccctgaaaatacagctTTCtaggttataacccctcttttcgcaatttttacacttttggcccaaattggaaaatttatgcaactttggtcctttttaattatgaaaagcatttttaacctttgaaaaggacttatgACACTAACAGTCCACTGTTTTAccgaaaaacacagtttcagccctccaaaacagaaaatttcgcatattgggccctattgggccggaaatgtcatttttagcccattaagcttgaaatttgtatttttaatcctccaaatgagtatatttccagaaaatattttattgaaactgttttgactcctctcatccatcagaattcgtaatatgtcaatttgggccctttaactttatatttttaacattttgtgtccaaaaattgagtttttagcccaaagaagatgttattaagccacttagctatttttcttgaaatactttgtatgtagaaacataattgatgctagtatcatttaacatgatgtatatctcgatttttaggggcttatgtctagatccaacatcataatcacacaaaaacacacatttaagcatagaaatcatacaaggcatacaaaacacatatagatctacactttcacttgtattcccccccccccccccacaaaacttgtaaaacagaaaatagggagtatgaagctcaccttagggtgtggtttcggtttttggagaaaagatggaagaaattcggccttagcaaccttccttggaagatttcgaacttgaatgcttcttaggtgctagatcatgagtttgaatggattaagaggtgatttttggatgaaatgaagtagctagtttaaggatctaagagatatcttaccttagatgatgatttttatgtAAAAATCCTCTTGATTTCTCCTTAGATCTTGAAATATGGATGAGTTATgagagagtttccttgagagaaaagtgagtgaatttgtgtgtgtgttggaaaatggccgagagcaagagagagagagaggaaggaatagatctttgaggtgatacatgcatggaggtatgtgatatgttgcatggaagtcccttggataatggtgaggtgtcactcacaaagtcaaccctctcttcttttgggcttgggccgagaatgaggAGGGTGtgaggagatttttgggctttttgcccttaagcccatgttatagctaagtttgatgattgttggcccaaaaagaaatataacatgatttttacactttgttgggctagtttaggttaatcatggttcaaaacttttaatttatttcattctaggcccaatatggctcaaaatgttgaaataaattaatgtgggtccaattagagcccatttaagggttctaagcccatgatagtcaaattggaagcttattggtccattgagtccaataaggaagtcctagtccaaaatggacctaaacaagaacttctagggtttccaattgcttgatgactatttgtagtatttgtatgatgtatttgattgaagtttttgatgtcataataataggtatcacacatgctcttaagtttttgattcaacattttacttaagtatagtgattacaagacacaaaatttctagttgtgacagataaggggggttgatgacttcggactccgcgtccgaatcaccaTCTTCGTCTTCGATGGGTTCTTCCTCGAGACCTCCTTCGGCTTCCTCCTCCTCCTGGTCCTCCACTGGCTCGACAGGTCTGCCTTCGGCTTCCGCCTCCGGTTCCCCTTCGGATTCCTCCTCGGTGTCTTCCTCGGGTTCCTCTTCAGGCTCCTCCTTGGGGACCTCTTCAGGTTCCTCCTCGGATTCTTCCAGCCATtcgttattcccctgattagggaaataaggatctccAGGGCGATGGAAACCAACCATGCTGTCtgcaagggtgtataaacatgCCAATATCATTCCTAAGACGTATAGGTTGAGTTGTTGTTCTCTTTGGGGATAAATGGGTATGCTTTTAGGTTTTCCTACCATCACAATTTCCTCGGGACACGTgttagttgtaccttggaggaaatgtagcTGATCAAGCTACATACTCTCCTTGATACAACCATGAACAGTCCCGACTTACCCGAGAtgatagcattatcttgtttggtttggtATTATATTATGTTTCCTAATTCACATAGGAAAAGATGTTTTATAgttgtgtttttatttgtttttttttgttcatagttgggttagtccctttttggtttatagttgcatatcaatgtgtggttagatatgctaaatcactataaacaatgctctgataccaacctgtcacacccccgaaccagacggcggaaacgtccgagggctcgcgtgacttaaattgaatatcatcacaatgaatatacatgaatcataacataaacgtcaccatgcatcaatatattacaactggaattcttcacatcaagtacattgttttaacattacacattcataacataaatagtttgagtgtttttaacaacataacatctaacattacttcataatactcttccacttacctgttacctgagaatacaagttattttggaaaaatatcaacatatgaaatgttggtgagttcataagcaatgttgtgataaaatgatttgtgtagtttgtaaaacccagaaaatctgatattttctaaagagacttttgtttatcaaagtgtgaagatccataagttgatgcatgaatgatttcaaaaacatatatatatatatatatatatatatatatatatatatatatatatatatatgaagggtattttgtgttatagttataaaatttcgaccgagtagtattgaattccacggaaaacccgatgtttccgATATTGAAATGTATTCATGATTACTgaatttttgtattgtcttaacgaatgaatattgattaatccACATGGTATATCATCCTAGttttgtctactttgatttctcgtaagccttaacGAACGAAGAGAAGGGGgcattatgtcccactactatcgtaagtaccttaggctgtcgcggatgcgaaagacacgatggtccaactcgcatttgattactatgaccttactagcttttctaacgaGACACTTTGGCCCgctagcacataaaagctattgaaagtccttttatagaatattgggtcattgaaggcccaataacatataagcgttatccctttgggccaaAAGATCATGTTGGCGGGCTTgtaaggcccaacaagcatgatttgaaactcataagcccaaagtttgtaggttTATTCCTTTTAGTCATCACATATCTATTGGAGAGTTTTGATTTAgcgattgttgttttgtattgattcgagaccgaatcaattcgtttataacgatatttggtattgaaggtgtattcGTTTTCCGTTTTGTCACTAGTCGGGTATGTTGTATTttatcttaatgaattaatttgtttaacagTATGattttgaccttttcactacctttcttttataaaaataacacttttagtcctttatataaaagaatttcatttttagtccttaaaacatcttcttgacacttttgtatcataaacttgttgaaaagacattttaacccaaaatttattttgtaaacagctttagcccttccagaatggagtttctcggttagaaccccctatttcgcaacttttacagttttggcccaaaatataaaaagtttacatttttgatcctttttggaattgaaaagcatttttgacctttgaaatagttttatttcacttcttatcccctgttttgcataatgttacaattcagccccttaaaacttcaaatttcgcaattttggacttattgggccgaaaagcc is part of the Lactuca sativa cultivar Salinas chromosome 7, Lsat_Salinas_v11, whole genome shotgun sequence genome and harbors:
- the LOC128127294 gene encoding uncharacterized protein LOC128127294, with product MVGKPKSIPIYPQREQQLNLYVLGMILACLYTLADSMVGFHRPGDPYFPNQGNNEWLEESEEEPEEVPKEEPEEEPEEDTEEESEGEPEAEAEGRPVEPVEDQEEEEAEGGLEEEPIEDEDGFITRHSRNPNPTSTSAATLVPPPLQLPLPSPSRSIPPMMLPT